The proteins below are encoded in one region of Danio rerio strain Tuebingen ecotype United States chromosome 12, GRCz12tu, whole genome shotgun sequence:
- the ndufa4b gene encoding cytochrome c oxidase subunit NDUFA4: MLATVMKQLKSHPALIPLFIFIGGGATMSMLYLGRLALKNPDCSWDRKNNPEPWNKLGPNDQYKLFSVNMDYSKLKKDRPDF; encoded by the exons ATGCTTGCAACCGTGATGAAACAATTGAAAAGCCATCCGGCG CTGATTCCTCTCTTTATTTTCATCGGTGGTGGAGCGACCATGTCTATGCTTTACCTGGGCCGCCTTGCACTAAAAAACCCTGACTGCTC ATGGGATCGCAAGAACAACCCAGAGCCATGGAACAAACTGGGGCCAAATGACCAGTACAAG CTCTTCTCGGTCAACATGGACTACTCTAAGCTGAAGAAGGACAGGCCTGACTTCTAA